One window of the Xiphophorus hellerii strain 12219 chromosome 15, Xiphophorus_hellerii-4.1, whole genome shotgun sequence genome contains the following:
- the fntb gene encoding protein farnesyltransferase subunit beta — protein MDGVTTPLRCFGEQHPAEMFEDDGVETVTSVEQKKVEETIEAAINVYKQMHSFPQPTLMREQHYQYLKKGLRHLSDAYECLDASRPWLCFWILHSLELLEESIPSAIASEVCQFLAHCQSPTGGFAGGPGQHAHLAPTYAAVNALCIIGTEEAYNVIDREKLLDFLWSLKQPDGSFVMHIGGEVDVRSAYCAASVASLTNIMTPTLFEDTTNWILSCQNWEGGLSGVPGLEAHGGYTFCGTAALVILGKEHMLDLKALLRWVISRQMRFEGGFQGRCNKLVDGCYSFWQAGLLPLLHRALFNDGESELSQQRWMFDQQALQEYILLCCQNPTGGLLDKPGKSRDFYHTCYCLSGLSVAQHFGNKEHYHEVILGTEENRLAPTHPVYNICPDKVAKAVQHFRQLSVPGASRQAGPPADAEPSELASASAGPQS, from the exons ATGGACGGCGTTACAACTCCTTTGCGGTGCTTCGGTGAGCAGCACCCGGCAGAAATGTTTGAGGATGACGGGGTGGAAACGGTGACTTCGGTGGAGCAG AAAAAAGTGGAGGAGACCATCGAAGCGGCCATCAATGTTTACAAGCAGATGCACAGCTTTCCTCA GCCAACgttgatgagggaacaacattACCAGTATCTCAAGAAAGGTTTACGTCACCTATCGGATGCTTACGAG TGTCTGGATGCGAGCAGACCATGGCTTTGCTTCTGGATCCTTCACAGTCTGGAGTTACTGGAGGAGTCCATTCCTTCTGCCATCGCCTCTGA AGTGTGTCAGTTCCTGGCTCACTGTCAGAGCCCAACAGGGGGGTTTGCTGGCGGACCTGGCCAACACGCCCACCTCGCGCCCACCTACGCCGCCGTCAACGCCCTCTGCATCATCGGCACAGAGGAGGCCTATAACGTGATAGACAG GGAGAAGCTTTTGGACTTCCTGTGGTCGCTGAAGCAGCCAGACGGCTCCTTTGTGATGCACATTGGAGGAGAGGTGGATGTCAG GAGCGCTTACTGCGCCGCTTCTGTAGCGTCGCTAACGAACATCATGACACCGACGCTGTTTGAAGACACAACCAACTGGATCCTGAG CTGTCAGAACTGGGAGGGCGGCCTGAGCGGCGTGCCAGGCTTGGAGGCTCATGGCGGTTACACGTTCTGTGGCACGGCCGCCCTCGTCATCCTGGGCAAAGAACACATGCTGGATCTGAAGGCCTTGCTA CGCTGGGTGATCAGCAGACAGATGCGATTTGAAGGGGGCTTCCAGGGTCGCTGTAACAAACTGGTGGACGGATGCTACTCCTTCTGGCAGGCTGGACTCCTGCCTCTCCTGCACAGAGCATTATTCAACGACG GAGAGTCGGAGCTGAGTCAGCAGCGGTGGATGTTCGACCAGCAGGCCCTGCAGGAGTACATCCTCCTGTGCTGCCAGAATCCAACAGGCGGCCTTCTGGACAAGCCTGGCAA ATCCAGAGACTTTTACCACACGTGTTACTGCCTCAGCGGCCTCTCCGTAGCGCAGCACTTTGGGAACAAGGAGCATTACCACGAGGTGATCCTCGGCACGGAGGAGAACCGCCTG gCTCCCACTCATCCAGTTTACAACATTTGTCCCGACAAGGTGGCTAAAGCCGTGCAGCACTTCCGCCAGTTGTCGGTTCCTGGCGCCAGCAGGCAGGCGGGACCTCCTGCTGATGCCGAGCCATCAGAACTGGCCTCTGCTTCCGCTGGGCCTCAGTCCTAG
- the max gene encoding protein max isoform X4 encodes MSDNDDIEVDSDEESPRYHSVADKRAHHNALERKRRDHIKDSFHSLRDSVPALQGEKQSTKQASRAQILDKATEYIQYMRRKNHTHQQDIDDLKRQNALLEQQVRALEKVKGSTQIQTNYSSPDSSLYTNPKGSAVSAFDGGSDSSSESEAEEPPTRKKLRMEAS; translated from the exons ATGAGTGATAACGATGACATCGAAGTCGATAGTGAC GAAGAATCACCGAGATATCACTCTGTG GCAGACAAACGGGCACACCACAATGCACTGGAGCGCAAACGTAGGGACCACATCAAAGACAGCTTTCACAGCCTGCGGGACTCGGTACCTGCCCTGCAGGGAGAAAAG CAGTCTACCAAACAGGCGTCTCGAGCTCAAATCCTAGACAAAGCCACAGAGTACATCCAGTACATGAGGCGAAAAAACCACACGCACCAGCAGGACATCGACGACCTGAAGAGGCAGAACGCTCTGCTGGAGCAGCAAG tcCGCGCTCTGGAGAAAGTGAAAGGCTCCACGCAGATCCAGACCAACTACTCGTCACCTGATAGTAGCCTGTACACCAACCCCAAAGGCAGCGCCGTGTCGGCGTTCGACGGCGGCTCCGACTCCAGCTCCGAGTCGGAGGCGGAGGAGCCGCCCACCAGGAAGAAGCTGCGAATGGAGGCTAGCTAG
- the max gene encoding protein max isoform X2: protein MSDNDDIEVDSDADKRAHHNALERKRRDHIKDSFHSLRDSVPALQGEKQSTKQASRAQILDKATEYIQYMRRKNHTHQQDIDDLKRQNALLEQQVRALEKVKGSTQIQTNYSSPDSSLYTNPKGSAVSAFDGGSDSSSESEAEEPPTRKKLRMEAS, encoded by the exons ATGAGTGATAACGATGACATCGAAGTCGATAGTGAC GCAGACAAACGGGCACACCACAATGCACTGGAGCGCAAACGTAGGGACCACATCAAAGACAGCTTTCACAGCCTGCGGGACTCGGTACCTGCCCTGCAGGGAGAAAAG CAGTCTACCAAACAGGCGTCTCGAGCTCAAATCCTAGACAAAGCCACAGAGTACATCCAGTACATGAGGCGAAAAAACCACACGCACCAGCAGGACATCGACGACCTGAAGAGGCAGAACGCTCTGCTGGAGCAGCAAG tcCGCGCTCTGGAGAAAGTGAAAGGCTCCACGCAGATCCAGACCAACTACTCGTCACCTGATAGTAGCCTGTACACCAACCCCAAAGGCAGCGCCGTGTCGGCGTTCGACGGCGGCTCCGACTCCAGCTCCGAGTCGGAGGCGGAGGAGCCGCCCACCAGGAAGAAGCTGCGAATGGAGGCTAGCTAG
- the max gene encoding protein max isoform X1 has protein sequence MSDNDDIEVDSDEESPRYHSVADKRAHHNALERKRRDHIKDSFHSLRDSVPALQGEKASRAQILDKATEYIQYMRRKNHTHQQDIDDLKRQNALLEQQVRALEKVKGSTQIQTNYSSPDSSLYTNPKGSAVSAFDGGSDSSSESEAEEPPTRKKLRMEAS, from the exons ATGAGTGATAACGATGACATCGAAGTCGATAGTGAC GAAGAATCACCGAGATATCACTCTGTG GCAGACAAACGGGCACACCACAATGCACTGGAGCGCAAACGTAGGGACCACATCAAAGACAGCTTTCACAGCCTGCGGGACTCGGTACCTGCCCTGCAGGGAGAAAAG GCGTCTCGAGCTCAAATCCTAGACAAAGCCACAGAGTACATCCAGTACATGAGGCGAAAAAACCACACGCACCAGCAGGACATCGACGACCTGAAGAGGCAGAACGCTCTGCTGGAGCAGCAAG tcCGCGCTCTGGAGAAAGTGAAAGGCTCCACGCAGATCCAGACCAACTACTCGTCACCTGATAGTAGCCTGTACACCAACCCCAAAGGCAGCGCCGTGTCGGCGTTCGACGGCGGCTCCGACTCCAGCTCCGAGTCGGAGGCGGAGGAGCCGCCCACCAGGAAGAAGCTGCGAATGGAGGCTAGCTAG
- the max gene encoding protein max isoform X3, which yields MSDNDDIEVDSDADKRAHHNALERKRRDHIKDSFHSLRDSVPALQGEKASRAQILDKATEYIQYMRRKNHTHQQDIDDLKRQNALLEQQVRALEKVKGSTQIQTNYSSPDSSLYTNPKGSAVSAFDGGSDSSSESEAEEPPTRKKLRMEAS from the exons ATGAGTGATAACGATGACATCGAAGTCGATAGTGAC GCAGACAAACGGGCACACCACAATGCACTGGAGCGCAAACGTAGGGACCACATCAAAGACAGCTTTCACAGCCTGCGGGACTCGGTACCTGCCCTGCAGGGAGAAAAG GCGTCTCGAGCTCAAATCCTAGACAAAGCCACAGAGTACATCCAGTACATGAGGCGAAAAAACCACACGCACCAGCAGGACATCGACGACCTGAAGAGGCAGAACGCTCTGCTGGAGCAGCAAG tcCGCGCTCTGGAGAAAGTGAAAGGCTCCACGCAGATCCAGACCAACTACTCGTCACCTGATAGTAGCCTGTACACCAACCCCAAAGGCAGCGCCGTGTCGGCGTTCGACGGCGGCTCCGACTCCAGCTCCGAGTCGGAGGCGGAGGAGCCGCCCACCAGGAAGAAGCTGCGAATGGAGGCTAGCTAG